ACAGAGTCTGGACAATCAGTCAGTatcaaaaaccttaaaaaaacacCCCAGTCTTCACCAAATCCATACCAGAgtgtgttatttgttttgtttccatgGAATATTATCCCTAGAGTGTGACTCACACCCACTTTCTCTGTTttactctttgtgtgtgtgtattcatcTGTGTGATAGTTtatgtgtgtatactgtatgtgtcaaGACCACACCTGCTCTTTTGGATTCAATCGCAGAGGGATATTGTGTTCTATTCTAACTCAAGTCGTATAGGCTGTTGTGTTTTTGGCATCAGAGCAAGAGATAGTTCTGAAtgtatttcattgtttttaGTGGTCAAAATGATCTGGTTCCACGTTCTCCACAATCTTTTGAAGAAGACGAAGGCTTCAGTGATTGGACACAACAGCTGAGTAGGCGAAAGCAGAGACAAATGGCGCAAGTGGATGTAGAACCACATTTAAATGGCTCCCATCACTCGAAACTCCAACTGTGTTCCAGCTCTGCTCAAAGTAAACTGTATCAAAATGACGCTGACATGTGTGACACAACCACATTTAAACAGACCCGATCACCCCTTTCAAATCAGAAAAACCTAGATGAGGGTGACGATGAGGATGATGTccgagagaaagaaagaatggaTAACATTCACACAGAGACGAAAGAGAAAGAGTTCAGGCGATGGTGTGAAGAGGAGGAGAATCCAGGAAGAATGAAAGACAATGAGTCCTGGAGAAGAGAAAACCAGAGATGTGATATGGATGAGAAAGTAAGATGTTTTAGCAGTTAACACAACTAATAAACCTTACACGTAGACCAGTGAAACTCATTTTTTAGTTTTCCAAATgtctaaatgtaatttaaaatgatGCCTCATGGCATTTACTGAAAAAAGGGAAGCTATATATTAATAGCCCGTATAGGTCTAgccaataaatataaaacttattaaaaatgtttggtGATTTCACATGAAGCCATACCCCTTCACATCCAGACCTCAAAGGTACCTACAGTAACTAATACATTTATGGTTAAAGCATATACGTATGTTTAACTCTCAGGGTATGGAAAAGAAGGCAGAGATGAAGATATCCTTCACCTCGACAATCCTCCTCCAACAGAATGGGAGAATAAACAGCACTAATGGACACGATGGGAggcaaataaatgaaaggtgCAAACAGTAAACAAGCACGCACACTTTTTAGTGATAAAACAAGTCATAAAAACATCTACAATCTTTGTTTAATGAAATGTAATACATTCCTAGCATGGGTTGTAAATGCATGTAGTAGCGAAATTTCACACTTATTGAATGTGTGCTTTCAATaagcataaaaaatataaaaacacagaatcAGAAGAATGTGTTAATGTGATGTTCTAAACAGAGATTGAGAAGCAACAGCAATGTTTTACACATACAGAGCGTGTGTTGAGAAATGACATGTCAGGTGAATTTCATAACTTCCCCAGAGCAAACTGTCCTTCAGTTCAGCCTGTTTAATCCTAGGTCACGGAGAAGCATGGACTCTCCAGTCGATTCGGCAGATCTCTGCACATCAGAGAGGTACAGTCAAAATTCTTCATACTCATTCATGCTAATTGtgttaatgatttatggcaTTCCTTTTCCTAATCTCTTGGTATTTAGTGTGTCCGAGGATGTGTTTGTAAGGAGCAGTGAAGAGAATCATCAGCCCAGAGATACAGGAGATCAGGTACAGAGATGGATGAtagaagaggagagagacaggaggagGAGGGATGTGATGGAGAAGCTGAAGAGGTTAAGTATATCCAGCGGCGATCCAGAGGAGCCTTTCAGTCCTCTCAGCCCCAAGAGTCCCGCCTACATggtaaatgttttgtaatgatGATATCATCAGCATTAGACACATCAATATGTCagaaaatgacattaaataCACAACAATTCATTGAATTATGTTCACATTTGCTGCAtttaaaaagcagataaaaataaTGCAATGCTTGTTTGGTTAATTGTCCTATGATCTGCTGATCTGTGACACTAATGGTACCAAAACCTACAAAATAAAGCAACAAAAATAACagcatgtacagtacagtagttaAGTGTTTTATAAAATCTAATGCAAAGCATTTCATGCATGTtggttttcattgttttaacatCTGAGGTTTTAACAtctctacaaaaaaaaaacagtaaacctAACAACACTGAAACGAAAACAAAAAGTCCTAAAATCTAAACTTACACTTTAAAGTGTAAAATCtaaaatatgtttgtgtatgtggcATCTGCTCAGTTCTGCTGTTCTTCCTTTGCTGTGTGGGGTTCTCATCTTTTTCATTGCAATGTCAGTGCGGGTTGGGCTAGAACGAGGACCGAACATTGCTAaggtgctttgtgtgtgtgtgtgtgtgtgctttgcgtgtgtgtctgtgcttgCTGGTTTCAGACTGAGGGTGAGGAGTGTCACTCAGAAGGTTCAAGTTCGGTGAGTTGCTTACTTTGTGCTTGTGCATGACAGTACTAGACACATtagactgtgtgtttgtgtgattttcTGCACCTCCGTTTTGCTTTATAATGCTTTAACTGCAATTGTTCTGCTGCTGTCGCTCCTGTTTGTACTTCTTACACAAATCATAATATGTGCAGGTCACGTCCTACACATACAAATGATAGACACTTATGCTGATCAAATTTGTGGCAACATTTAAAAGCACACAGGAAGTGGGTGCCAGGATGATTTATTTGAGCAATAAATGCATCTCATCCTGTTGGGCAACACTGAACCCCTATGGCCATGACATGTTATTGTGAAAGAAACAAAAGAGTATAGTCACTTCAAGGATTTATACAGTATGATCAGCAAAGACTGTGATCGACCGGGTAAAAAGCGTCCATTAATTAGATTTCACAACAACATCTAATGTCTTTTTGTGTTTGCTCAAAAACTTGACGCATAATGACTTTGCATTGACACATTATGGCCTTTTGCAATTATCATCTGTTGCCCAATAAAATTGCACTTGCATGTGTTCTGCAATGTTGCCTGGCAAATATATAtcttaaagcatttttaaactTAAAGGTCCActatgtcattttttggaggatctattgatagaaatgcaatataatatgcataactaactacattcagaggtgtataaagaccttacataatgaagcgttatgtatttattaccttagaatgagctatttctatctacatgcaccGCGGGTCCCCCTCCATGGAATTCACCACGTTGTTTCTACAggagccctaaacagacaaactgctctacagagcgcaatTCGTTAATACGATATccccttcggcaaagaagcggaaATGTGACATCATCTTAGTCctttgtcagccaccgtagtgctttgaaagcgagtggtggagtgtgccgttggttgcaattcgctaaatttcatacactggacctttcaaAGAGTAAAATTTAAGTTTTCAAATATTtctaattaaatgtatttttaattaaacatacTGTTTTACTGTCCATCTACAGATCGCCGAGAGGACTGAGTCTCTAAACCGGTCTATTAAAAAAAGGCGAGTGTACTTGTAattgttgtttttctgttgCGCTGTGGGGTGTTTTGGTATGACATCATGGGTTCATTTTTGGTTATGCAAGCCAGGATAATACATTGAAGGTTGCTGTCAAAAAGATTAATTGAATTGACAGTATTTCTCTTTGATCGGCCTCTGAACAGGAAACATGAATGATTCATTCACCAGTGAACAACTGTTTGGTGTTTGGGACATTGTTCACCTTTCACTCAGGcagacatgacatgacatgtcgtcccttctctctctctttccttctctctgtctctctctctctctctctctctctcttttcactGAACTAGGCAATGAAAAATAGCTGTTTGCCTGTGTAGTTAACATACTGTAGACATACATataaattatatactgtatattatatgtcTATGTTTATTATCTAGTCAACAAATACATCTGCAGTTAAAGAGAAACTATACCCAGCTACATTGAGCAGTTTTTTGTGCCCAACACTACAATATCATATGAATAATGGTGTTGTTCAAGCCCAAGCTTGTCTTGAAAGAACAGTATCTGTTTAAGTAACTAATTTCATTCGTTTGTGCACAACAGAAACAGCATTaagaagacccaacctccaaccATCATCTCTAAACTAGATGGCAGATTGGAGCAGTACAACCATGCTGTTGAGGTGAATTATACCTTATACATGTGTATTGTTATGTCTACAACTTTCTGCATgtatttaaaaactgcatttacatTGAATTGTACattgtgtgtctgcgtgtgtgtgtctgcgtgtgtgtgcgtgcgtgtgtgtgtgtgtgtgtgtgtgtgtgttcatgtttgtatatcccggtggggacctaaacctgaatgcacaccaacacatggggactcgtgtcaccgtggggaccaaaattgaggtccccaggggcaaaaaagctaataaattgtacagaacaatattttttaaaaatctaaaaatgcaaaaagtgttctatgatctttaggtttagggatagggttagggataggggatagaatatacagtttgtacagtataaaaacattacgccaaTGGACTGTCcacacggggatagtaaaccagacgtgtgtgtgtgtgtgtgtgcgtgcgtgtgtgtgtgtgtggtgctgcATACACATGCATACAACTTTATTTACCCCACCCAGTGCTTACCTGCACCTGATCTGATGTTTACCACTCCCTCGCATCTCACTGTGTGTTTTCAGCATGTCCAGACATCTTTTCTCTGAGTCATGCTGATTCTTTCAGACGTCCTCGCTTTGAGCTTGTCCTCTGTTTTCCAATCGTAACAGTCAAGAAAGTGCAAAGCCCCATGGCACATGTGTGTGGATGCAGGTGACATAATCCCATGGTCTCTGATATTATGTTTTGATTCACAGAGGTGCTCATTTCTTATGACTAATTCACACCTAGTACAGATTTTAACAGACCGGCTCCACACCTGCACATCCCCACAACAAAGTCACAGTGTGTGAGGATTACAATAGAAACAcctcttttaattttttaatgttgcttactaattctttgttattttaaggACTGTTTTGGTTGTCTTGCCTTAAATAGGCTGCAGTTTCTAgccatttgtatgtttttatgctccaatataactatatataataaatttgaACTCCTTTTGCAGTAAGGGGCTTCTTGTTTTAAACTGGAGGtggtgtctgtgtatgtgtctgtGCAGGAGAGCAGTAAGGAAGGAAATGCAGCCAAGCAACCACTAATGGATGTCCCGACACCAGAAGAACCTGTATCAGCTCGGAAGACACTGTTTGAGGCAGGGGAAGCCTGGAATCAAGCTTCAGGAAAGACCACACCCTCTAAGGTTCATATTGTCGTTACATCATCCACTATTTATTAACATAGATGTGATAATATTTGTTAAAGCACCCGTGTAAATGATCACCAAAACACAGTGATTGTGTGATCACTCAATATTTAGTTAAGATACTGTAGTTGATTTATTGTTGaattaacattgattcaacaatAAATCAATGATCTTTGCTATCTGTTACCTTGATTTAGAAATGGAATGAATTTATAGATCACACAGTCAGTCAGATTGATCAGTCAGGTTTGCAACACTATTCACAGCATgtgagtaagagagagagagagagtgaatgaGTGAGTTAAGGTattgataaataataaaaaatgaaacattatggCTCTGATTCAGGACACAGAGGGAATGAAGGTGGGCGTGGCAGATCTAATTAACCAATGGGTTAAGGGAAACTCTGATGTCAGCTGCAAAAGCCCCTCCTCCAAAACAGTAAGTCTCTCCATGTAAATCACATAAACTACAGTAGTGAAGGCACAATATCGTCGACGTTctaattttaaataatctgaGTGAACAGACATTAAACAAAAATTCCCTTAGTTTCATTTCCGGCTTTTCATCATTCTTCTTCTGAATCTACTATGCCATTTTTTCTTTTCCTgtagttctcttttttccacTTTCTGCTGTTCTGTTCATCCTTTCCAATAAGGTAAACAATTCTTATCTCACTCTGAATGGATTGGTTACAGTGGTTTCTCAATTTCTCAGATGGTTTCTCACATTGGTTTCAAAATAATCCACTGGGTTAAAGTCTTTCAATGTCATCAAACTACAGAGAAGAGTTGGAACCGAGGATTTCAGAATATCAGATTTTTGCTCAACTTGTGTGCCTTTTGTCTGcatgaatttatttatattattaagtcagaatatttttgtttgtttgtgtgattaCTTTATTGTTCTTATAGGAATTTACAACaagattttaactttttaacacacatttacaaagaGATTTTCAAATGTccacttcaaataaaaacaaaacgcttACTGTAAACTTGCCTTTTTTAGATGAGTTACTGTAGCTGTCAACTGCAGTAACCACTATGTGTGAAATGGTTAGTGTTCTATAGTTAAAGTACCTGCAGTGTTAGGTCTTTTTTGTAAcaagatgttgttttgttttctgaggCCATCTAGTGTTTAAAGCCAGAACAGACTTTTTGCCATGACAAAAATGAACTCATTAGATAATCTGCAATTTAatgttaagaaaaaaatattattattgttttgatacattttatatattctATAAACAATaatgttgtgtgcgtgtgtgtgtgtgtgtgtgtgtgtgtgtgtgtgcgtgcgtgtgtgtgtgcgtgcgtgcgtgtgtgtgtgtaagtctCAGGACGTTAAGGCTGGAGAGGtgcataacataaaatccatgTGGGAGAATATGGGAGAAACATCCCCTCAGGATGAACCACATGGAAAGGTACATCATGCTGTCTAACTCATCTCATCACTAAACACTGATCACTGAAAAAGCTGATATTTCATACATAACTGTGTGTTAGGCTTTGTGTTCCTGTAGTTTGTTATACTCACGTCTTCCTTGCCTGTTTGTTTAACACAGTATGTTTATCTTTAACATTACAGGGATATggtggaaaaaaatacaaatttgttgTGAGTGGGCATGGAAAGTATGAGAAGGTCTTAATTGAGGATGACAAAAACTGAGAAACAAGTAAGAAATGTACtctctttatttaaatatttttcaaaaagacaaaatataaatacagcatGTGCATTATTGCACAAACAGAGTTAATGCTTTATCaaaccagactaaaatgaaaaaagtgttACATCATCTTTCTTACTACATATAACCTACATAAACAGATTTAGCAGAACTTAAACACTCAAAcggtttttaaatgtaagtCTAAGAAATGAACACACCTTAAACTATTCTATACATATATAATGACACAACGATAAATTTTAGtatgatttcattttttcaaataccTACAGTATATACCTCCCTAAAAAGcccattataatttattttgagCAGGGCTCTAACATCCCTCTAAACGTTACATTctggggcgattcacatttagcaagttagttattttaaatgaagacACGCAGCAGGTGCGCGCAAATAGGGAGcgacatttttctaggcgcgtcggcGCTGCATCGAGTGCCGCGCGTCATTTGACTAGAGAGCACCACGGGCCACGGCTCGTGTTTTCCGCTcagttttagacgcgaaatgtgaattgcCCCTAAGGCACTCTATTCTTAGCCTGCCAGCTCGGCTGACCCGTCTCAGATGACATGCGATAACTTATCCCTTAAATCGATCCCATGGCACACCTCTCTCTGAGCCAGTTTCCTTTTTGATCATTCTCACCATTACGTTGTCAGACCGTGTCTACTTCTTCACTCTCCACAGTTCACATCCTGAACAGCTGCACCCATCAGTCGCCCTCTCAATGTAGGAATGCACTAGGCCTCACTTTCTGCTGACCAACCCTTTTACAGTACAGCACTACTCACAGCAGACCTCACTATATAGCATATATGTTTAGAGTCCGTCAGCGATTGAAGCTCAATTAAATTCACAGTCCGTTGCACCATCTAAAGCAAGAGTGCTCATTATAACATTACAAttagataattcaacatttacaTCAACTTATCTAATATAAAATCAAGCATCTGTAGTTTTTGTTGTAGGAGGCCCAAATCCTTTGGCTGTTCTGTTGAAGTCCTTTGGCTCTTCACCTTTCTGTTTGCGACTAAGCAGTCCTCTCTCAAAGGCCGTGGCTATTTTGGTGAGAGGCTTCGCAGCCGCCTCCTTCAGCTTCCGAGCATTGAAGCGCGGGCTATAGAGAAGGATGGGCAGGCGGTGGACAAATGATGGAACTACTTGGTCATCCTTTTCTACATGTTTCTGCTCTTCCTCTGTTTTGTCGGCATGTATCTGCTTCATAATGTTTTCCTTCGTGGAGAACATTTGAAAAAGTACAGCATCCCACATTTTTAATGCCCTGGGCTCTGCCTTCCTTTTCACTACATCTTGACCAGCCAACTCTTCTGTGACACCTGCAGACTCTTCGTTATCAGTTGTCTTTATATCTACGTTCTGAGCATTTTTCTCAATTTCGGGCTCAGGAAAACTAGGTTCTTCTGGTTCAACCACCATGTGCTTTTTTAGTTTTATCCAGCCGCTGAGTTTGGCCATTAGGCCTTTTGGTTTCTGAGCAGCTTTTAGTTCATTTTGTGTCTTGTGATCCCCTGATGCAGATTGAGAAGGAGTCTGACTGCTAACTTTGTCATTTGTGCTTGATTTGTGGGTTTTATTTCCACCAGATACCTCAGTGTCAGCAGCATCATTTTGTCTCTCAGCGGTGACAGAATTTCTGAAAAAGTCTTGAGATTTTGAGGCATCACTGATAGACTTTGATTCTTTGGCTTTATCATCAGTGATAATGTTGGTTTTTGAACCCTGAGCAGATACATGTGATGTCTTTACAACAGTGCTTGACTCTTTGACTGCTCCAGTTTGGGATGTTCCTGATTCTTCAGATGAAGAGAGTGATAGAGATTTGGCCACCTTAAGAAGCATGGCAGCAAG
This region of Triplophysa rosa linkage group LG1, Trosa_1v2, whole genome shotgun sequence genomic DNA includes:
- the lsp1b gene encoding lymphocyte-specific protein 1 isoform X1 — translated: MSTSILRRNSSIKRLQKLERLTAQRSLEDTEEIERERRRRARASSSAEPQSTVTPQDTPHNAQSLDNHGQNDLVPRSPQSFEEDEGFSDWTQQLSRRKQRQMAQVDVEPHLNGSHHSKLQLCSSSAQSKLYQNDADMCDTTTFKQTRSPLSNQKNLDEGDDEDDVREKERMDNIHTETKEKEFRRWCEEEENPGRMKDNESWRRENQRCDMDEKGMEKKAEMKISFTSTILLQQNGRINSTNGHDGRQINERSRRSMDSPVDSADLCTSESVSEDVFVRSSEENHQPRDTGDQVQRWMIEEERDRRRRDVMEKLKRLSISSGDPEEPFSPLSPKSPAYMTEGEECHSEGSSSIAERTESLNRSIKKRNSIKKTQPPTIISKLDGRLEQYNHAVEESSKEGNAAKQPLMDVPTPEEPVSARKTLFEAGEAWNQASGKTTPSKDTEGMKVGVADLINQWVKGNSDVSCKSPSSKTSQDVKAGEVHNIKSMWENMGETSPQDEPHGKGYGGKKYKFVVSGHGKYEKVLIEDDKN
- the lsp1b gene encoding lymphocyte-specific protein 1 isoform X3 — its product is MLTAQRSLEDTEEIERERRRRARASSSAEPQSTVTPQDTPHNAQSLDNHGQNDLVPRSPQSFEEDEGFSDWTQQLSRRKQRQMAQVDVEPHLNGSHHSKLQLCSSSAQSKLYQNDADMCDTTTFKQTRSPLSNQKNLDEGDDEDDVREKERMDNIHTETKEKEFRRWCEEEENPGRMKDNESWRRENQRCDMDEKGMEKKAEMKISFTSTILLQQNGRINSTNGHDGRQINERSRRSMDSPVDSADLCTSESVSEDVFVRSSEENHQPRDTGDQVQRWMIEEERDRRRRDVMEKLKRLSISSGDPEEPFSPLSPKSPAYMTEGEECHSEGSSSIAERTESLNRSIKKRNSIKKTQPPTIISKLDGRLEQYNHAVEESSKEGNAAKQPLMDVPTPEEPVSARKTLFEAGEAWNQASGKTTPSKDTEGMKVGVADLINQWVKGNSDVSCKSPSSKTSQDVKAGEVHNIKSMWENMGETSPQDEPHGKGYGGKKYKFVVSGHGKYEKVLIEDDKN
- the lsp1b gene encoding lymphocyte-specific protein 1 isoform X2; protein product: MSTSILRRNSSIKRLQKLERLTAQRSLEDTEEIERERRRRARASSSAEPQSTVTPQDTPHNAQSLDNHGQNDLVPRSPQSFEEDEGFSDWTQQLSRRKQRQMAQVDVEPHLNGSHHSKLQLCSSSAQSKLYQNDADMCDTTTFKQTRSPLSNQKNLDEGDDEDDVREKERMDNIHTETKEKEFRRWCEEEENPGRMKDNESWRRENQRCDMDEKGMEKKAEMKISFTSTILLQQNGRINSTNGHDGRQINERSRRSMDSPVDSADLCTSESVSEDVFVRSSEENHQPRDTGDQVQRWMIEEERDRRRRDVMEKLKRLSISSGDPEEPFSPLSPKSPAYMIAERTESLNRSIKKRNSIKKTQPPTIISKLDGRLEQYNHAVEESSKEGNAAKQPLMDVPTPEEPVSARKTLFEAGEAWNQASGKTTPSKDTEGMKVGVADLINQWVKGNSDVSCKSPSSKTSQDVKAGEVHNIKSMWENMGETSPQDEPHGKGYGGKKYKFVVSGHGKYEKVLIEDDKN